In a single window of the Zea mays cultivar B73 chromosome 5, Zm-B73-REFERENCE-NAM-5.0, whole genome shotgun sequence genome:
- the LOC100282303 gene encoding 26S proteasome non-ATPase regulatory subunit 6, with protein MDGGAGEEGKQERHLVLAHKLFLLSHPSVDDLSKVALRAEVLDTVKSDDMATLFESLVAAGVLEGDAALLAEMRGRIDEEIRKLDEKIADAEENLGESEVREAHLAKSLYFIRVGEKEKALEQLKVTEGKTVAVGQKMDLVFHTLQIGFFYMDFDLISKSIDKAKNLFEEGGDWERKNRLKVYEGLYCMATRNFKKAASLFLDSISTFTTYEIFPYDTFIFYTVLTSVITLDRVSLKQKVVDAPEILAVIGKVPHLSEFLNSLYNCQYKSFFVAFSGLTEQIKLDRYLQPHFRYYMREVRTVVYSQFLESYKSVTMEAMATAFGVTVDFIDQELSRFIAAGKLHCKIDKVAGVLETNRPDERNAFYQATIKQGDFLLNRIQKLSRVIDL; from the exons ATGGACGGCGGCGCCGGCGAGGAGGGGAAGCAGGAGCGGCACCTGGTGCTGGCCCACAAGCTCTTCCTTCTATCCCACCCCTCCGTTGATGACCTCTCCAAGGTCGCCCTCCGCGCCGAAGTCCTCGACACCGTGAAATCCGATG ATATGGCGACGCTGTTTGAGTCGCTGGTCGCCGCGGGTGTGCTGGAGGGGGACGCCGCGCTGCTGGCCGAGATGCGTGGGAGGATTGACGAGGAGATCCGCAAGCTAGATGAGAA AATTGCTGATGCGGAGGAGAACTTGGGTGAGAGCGAAGTCCGTGAAGCACATCTTGCCAAATCTTTGTACTTTATAAGGGTCGGTGAGAAG GAAAAGGCCCTGGAACAGCTTAAAGTCACTGAAGGAAAAACTGTAGCTGTTGGCCAAAAGATGGATCTTGTGTTCCACACTTTGCAGATTGGTTTTTTCTACATGGATTTTGATCTGATATCAAAATCCATCGATAAGGCAAAGAA CTTGTTTGAGGAAGGAGGCGATTGGGAGAGGAAGAACAGGTTGAAAGTATATGAAGGCTTGTACTGCATGGCAACCAGAAACTTCAAGAAAGCTGCCAGCTTATTTTTAGACTCGATTTCGACTTTCACAACTTATGAGATATTCCCATATGATACGTTCATCTTCTATACAGTCCTCACAAGTGTCATCACATTGGATCGTGTATCTCTGAAACAAAAG GTGGTAGATGCACCAGAAATCCTGGCTGTAATTGGCAAAGTACCTCACCTCTCCGAGTTTCTCAACTCCCTGTACAACTGCCAGTATAAGTCGTTCTTCGTTGCATTTT CTGGTCTGACAGAGCAAATCAAGTTAGACCGTTATCTTCAGCCTCATTTCCGCTACTACATGAGGGAAGTGCGCACCGTGGTATACTCACAGTTCTTAGAGTCATACAAGAGTGTGACAATGGAAGCAATGGCCACTGCGTTCGGTGTAACTGTTGATTTCATTGACCA GGAACTGTCACGGTTCATTGCAGCTGGGAAGCTGCACTGCAAGATTGATAAGGTTGCTGGTGTTCTGGAGACTAACCGACCTGATGAGAGGAATGCTTTCTACCAGGCGACCATCAAGCAAGGGGACTTCTTGCTGAACCGCATCCAGAAGCTTTCACGGGTCATTGACCTGTAA
- the LOC100273241 gene encoding Protein HHL1, chloroplastic, which translates to MEVVGGVSLRPSPAPARIRTTLPPVDVGGRFLLRRVAGRQPARRALVVEARGGRGWSERQMQQQRRAPLLPKIEDDGNPRFVIFIRTANVYFWYPLNIITGGTTAKIMLAAKDNFLGKYIYKDTLARNLAAVIYKDEDVIIDTAKEQYRVLKTENQFRYGYKVVEKGNIRSALTTSNVIELPKKDELKTVVDKVKDFFGDVTAGAKESFAQITGSAVSKEEEEAESKEKFRSKRRKKQRKSKEGLKTEK; encoded by the exons ATGGAGGTGGTGGGCGGCGTGTCGCTGAGGCCGTCGCCAGCGCCGGCGCGTATCCGGACTACCCTGCCACCCGTCGACGTAGGCGGACGCTTCCTTCTCCGCCGGGTCGCGGGGCGCCAGCCGGCGAGGCGCGCGCTGGTCGTGGAGGCCCGGGGCGGCAGGGGCTGGTCGGAGCGGCAGATGCAGCAGCAGCGCCGCGCGCCGCTGCTGCCGAAAATCGAGGACGACGGCAACCCGCGATTCGTCATCTTCATCCGCACCGCCAAT GTCTACTTCTGGTACCCGCTCAACATCATCACGGGCGGTACGACGGCGAAGATCATGCTCGCCGCCAAGGACAACTTCCTCGGCAAGTACATCTACAAGGACACGCTCGCCAGGAACCTCGCCGCCGTCATTTACAAA GACGAGGACGTGATCATAGACACAGCGAAAGAGCAGTACCGTGTGCTCAAGACCGAAAATCAGTTTCGGTATGGCTACAAAGTTGTG GAGAAAGGGAACATAAGGTCTGCTCTGACGACAAGCAATGTGATCGAA CTTCCAAAGAAGGACGAGCTCAAAACCGTGGTTGACAAGGTGAAGGACTTCTTTGGCGACGTGACTGCCGGCGCCAAAGAATCCTTTGCGCAGATAACAGGGTCTGCTGTcagcaaggaggaagaggaagcaGAGAGCAAAGAGAAGTTCCGCTCCAAGAGACGAAAGAAGCAGCGGAAGTCGAAGGAGGGCCTCA AGACGGAGAAATGA
- the LOC100383421 gene encoding glucose-6-phosphate 1-dehydrogenase isoform X1 translates to MSGGSSESSPLSGQNSLSSLSISKDNELSSESGCLSIVVLGASGDLAKKKTFPALFHLFQQGFLQSGEVHIFGYARSNLSDDGLRERIRGYLKGASDEHLSQFLQLVKYVSGSYDRVEGFELLNKAISEYETSKNNDSGSYRRLFYLALPPSVYPSVCKMIRSYCMSPSSHTGWTRVIVEKPFGKDLNTAEELSAELGQLFQEEQLYRIDHYLGKELVQNLLVLRFANRLFLPLWNRDNIANVQIVFKEDFGTEGRGGYFDQYGIIRDIIQNHLLQVFCLVAMEKPVSLKPEHIRDEKVKVLQSVEPIKHEEVVIGQYDGYKDDPTVPDDSNTPTFASVVLRVHNERWEGVPFILKAGKALNSRKAEIRVQFKDAPGDIFRCKKQGRNEFVIRLQPSEAMYMKLTVKKPGLEMATEQSELDLSYGMRYNGVKIPEAYERLILDTIRGDQQHFVRRDELRAAWEIFTPLLHDIDGGKLRSVPYKPGTRGPQEADELSRRMGYVQTHGYVWVPPTLSKV, encoded by the exons ATGTCAGGAGGGTCGTCTGAATCTTCCCCGTTATCTGGACAAAATAGCCTTAGTTCTCTATCAATTTCCAAGGACAATGAACTATCTTCAGAGTCTGGCTGCTTGTCCATTGTTGTACTAGGCGCTTCTGGAGACCTTGCTAAGAAGAAAACTTTCCCAGCGCTCTTTCACCTTTTCCAGCAG GGATTTCTGCAATCTGGAGAAGTCCATATATTTGGGTACGCAAGATCAAATCTTTCTGATGATGGATTAAGAGAACGCATTCGTGG ATACCTCAAGGGAGCTTCAGATGAACATCTTTCTCAGTTTTTGCAGTTA GTAAAATATGTTAGTGGCTCCTATGATAGGGTGGAAGGATTTGAGTTATTAAATAAGGCAATCTCTGAGTATGAAACTTCAAAAAACAATGACTCGGGAAGCTACCGCAGATTATTTTATTTGGCATTGCCTCCATCAGTCTACCCATCAGTATGCAaaatgataagatcatattgcaTGAGTCCAT CTTCACACACCGGTTGGACAAGGGTTATTGTTGAAAAGCCCTTTGGAAAGGATTTGAACACTGCAGAGGAACTGAGTGCTGAACTTGGGCAGCTGTTTCAAGAAGAACAACTCTATAGAATTGACCACTATTTAGGAAAAGAGCTTGTCCAAAACCTG CTTGTGCTTCGTTTTGCAAACCGCTTATTTTTGCCTCTCTGGAACCGTGATAACATAGCTAACGTACAG ATCGTATTTAAGGAGGACTTTGGAACTGAAGGACGTGGAGGATATTTTGATCAATATGG TATCATTCGTGATATCATTCAGAACCACTTGTTGCAG GTCTTCTGTTTGGTGGCTATGGAAAAGCCTGTCTCTCTTAAACCCGAGCACATTAGAGATGAAAAAGTCAAG GTTCTGCAATCGGTGGAGCCTATAAAGCATGAAGAGGTAGTCATCGGACAATATGATGGCTACAAGGATGACCCTACTGTGCCAGATGACTCCAACACCCCTACTTTTGCATCTGTTGTACTGAGGGTACACAACGAAAGATGGGAGG GGGTTCCATTCATCCTCAAGGCTGGCAAAGCACTAAATTCGAGGAAAGCAGAGATACGTGTACAGTTCAAGGATGCTCCTGGTGACATTTTTAGAT GCAAGAAACAAGGCAGGAATGAGTTTGTCATACGCCTGCAGCCATCAGAAGCCATGTACATGAAACTAACG GTCAAAAAACCCGGACTGGAAATGGCAACCGAACAAAGCGAACTGGATCTATCGTATGGGATGCGGTACAATGGCGTCAAAATCCCAGAAGCATACGAGCGTCTCATCTTGGATAC GATAAGAGGAGACCAGCAGCACTTCGTTCGCCGAGATGAGCTGAGG GCCGCATGGGAAATCTTCACTCCTTTGCTTCACGACATCGATGGTGGCAAGCTCAGGTCCGTTCCGTACAAGCCGGGAACCCGAGGACCGCAGGAAGCCGACGAGTTGAGCAGGAGGATGGGGTATGTGCAGACCCATGGGTATGTATGGGTTCCGCCGACCCTTTCTAAGGTTTAG
- the LOC100283061 gene encoding Cytosolic Fe-S cluster assembly factor NBP35-like, with translation MENGGAKGDVPDDANEHCPGTQSEEAGKADACAGCPNQQICATAPKGPDPDVVAIVERLATVKHKLLVLSGKGGVGKSTFSAQLSFALAEMDHQVGLLDIDICGPSIPKMLGLEGQDIHQSNLGWSPVYVESNLGVMSIGFMLPNPDDAVIWRGPRKNGLIKQFLKDVDWGEIDYLVVDAPPGTSDEHISIVQYLQATGIDGAIIVTTPQQVSLIDVRKEINFCKKVGVPVLGVVENMSGLRQPLSDLRFIKSDEAGKTDATEWALNYIKEKAPELLSVMACSEVFDSSKGGAEKMCHEMGVPFLGKVPMDPQLCKAAEEGRSCFADQKCSASAPALRNIVKKLIKAE, from the exons atggagaacGGCGGCGCTAAAGGCGACGTCCCCGACGATGCGAACGAGC ATTGCCCTGGAACACAGTCTGAGGAGGCAGGCAAGGCAGATGCCTGCGCTGGGTGCCCCAACCAGCAGATTTGCGCCACCGCCCCCAAGGGGCCTGATCCCG ATGTGGTTGCTATTGTTGAGAGGTTGGCTACTGTGAAACACAAATTGTTAGTTTTGTCTGGAAAGGGAGGTGTTGGAAAAAGCACATTCTCAGCCCAACTCTCGTTTGCCCTAGCTGAAATGGACCATCAGGTTGGCCTTCTTGACATAGATATATGTGGCCCTAGCATCCCTAAAATGCTAGGCCTTGAAGGACAAGATATTCATCAAAGCAACCTTGGCTGGTCACCTGTGTATGTTGAGTCCAACCTTGGTGTGATGTCGATTGGTTTCATGCTGCCTAATCCAGACGATGCTGTCATATGGAGGGGTCCCCGCAAGAATGGACTGATCAAGCAGTTCTTAAAGGATGTCGATTGGGGGGAGATTGACTATCTTGTTGTGGACGCTCCTCCAGGAACATCTGATGAGCACATCTCGATCGTGCAATACCTTCAAGCCACAGGAATCGATGGCGCGATAATCGTCACGACTCCGCAGCAGGTCTCTCTGATTGATGTGAGGAAGGAGATAAACTTCTGCAAGAAGGTCGGTGTTCCTGTCCTAGGTGTTGTGGAGAACATGAGTGGTCTGAGGCAGCCGCTTTCAGACCTCAGATTCATCAAGTCAGATGAGGCGGGCAAGACAGATGCGACAGAATGGGCCCTGAACTACATCAAGGAGAAAGCCCCTGAGCTTCTGTCGGTCATGGCCTGCAGTGAGGTATTTGATAGCAGCAAGGGAGGCGCCGAGAAGATGTGCCATGAAATGGGGGTTCCTTTCCTTGGTAAGGTGCCCATGGATCCGCAGCTGTGCAAGGCGGCTGAGGAAGGGAGGTCATGCTTTGCTGATCAGAAATGCAGTGCCAGTGCGCCGGCTCTTCGAAACATCGTGAAGAAGCTGATCAAGGCCGAGTGA